From Arachis hypogaea cultivar Tifrunner chromosome 3, arahy.Tifrunner.gnm2.J5K5, whole genome shotgun sequence:
AAGATGCCAATAAGTGGTTTGAATGATTGTAAGCCAAGTGTGAGTAATAATGTAGCCAATCCAGTGGATCCATCATTCAACTCTCCTTGCTGTAAGGCAGTGAGAGGTGCTGATCTTGATTGCTTGTGCGGTTACAAGGACTCTCCTTACTTGCGTGTCTATGGTATTGACCCTACCAAGGCCATGCTACTTCCTATTAAGTGCAAGGCTAAAGATCCCTCATGGAGTTGCTAGAACATCCAAAGATCATGTCTTTTCATTTGTTTCCTTTCTATTATTGTTTCTCTATGTGTATGTTGTTATGTAACTTGTTATTCTATGTGTTAATTATGTGTATGTTCAGCTCGCTGGTCCACTTAAATAAGTGTTGAAAGTTTGAATTTTGTCTTGGCCAATATCGGATCCTTAAACAGGACTCAAATACGCGACGGATTAGTCATTGACCTATCGGACTGGAGAATACTCTgggcacaacaaaaaaaattgtgtatgtTATTAATTACTATGTGTATTGTATGTTTGGTTTCATTTGTTGTTCTTTGGTTTGCTATATCTAATTCTAGTTTGCTATAGTTGTATTTTATTCCCAGTTTCGCTCTAAATTGTTTGGGTTTATTTATCATTTGTTTAATAGAGCTAAGAAAGGGGTATGTATTATTTGAGTATACATTTTAAACGTAACAACTCTTTAATCTTTTATCACAAAatacttatatataaaaatctatatcataagaaaaaaaataggctTTGGATGTATGCACGTATTGactaaatccaaaaaaaatatgtcaatatttttttcttttaaacaaaATTTCACCTAATTTAGCTTGATAGTACCAATTGACTTACTCTATAAGAGTAAAGTGATATGAAATTGAAACCTTAAAGGCACTATTGATAAGTCATTTATACTAAAGGTATATTATACATCTGAATAATTTGCTAAAAGCCATATAGTTAACCTGTTTTAGACAttatataatgaaaaaaaattatagagaaaTAACTTTTAGTTAATcaatattaatcaattttaagatttagtatttataatttagagtgtaaaattaaaaatgtatgatttagaatttgaaattaaaaaaataatataatttttaaaaatattaattaatgtgGGTTAAAGAAAGTTCGTCCCTAGCATTTTTCTTTACATATTTTATACATCTAAATTGTTTAGAACTTTAGACCTATGTACAGTTAAAAATCTGATTTATCCTCAATCAAATACTTTGGCATGTTTATATAGGTTTCCTAATTTGTAGAGCATTAACAACAACTTTTAAGCCCGGCTAAACTTGAGAACATGCTAGGGTCAATATTGATAGGAAAAAAAAACTATAACAAATAGATTACaagtcaaatttaaaaaaaattatttatgataCAGACTTAACTTGTTAAGCAAAAAGTCTGACTTAATCAACAAATATACTGATTTAGTAGCTgattttttgtgtatatataacataattatttaatCAAGTTAGTATAGGTGGTATATGTCTTTGGTAGCGTTTGTTTAGTGTCTAAAACACATATAGCATTGGTTGCAAAATCCACAAATTATTGGATATGGTCATATATAGTGAAAATGCAGAAACATAAAATCTGATATTTTCGGTAGTGTTTGTTTAATGGATGTGCCTACCAAATTTTGAGACACAGTGACACATTCACACTCATATTTCATGTgtggtttttaaaataaaaagagataCGATAGTATACATTagtacacaaatacataaaatttgTGTACTACTATTTTATTGAGATACTAAGATACAAAGGTTAAGATATaagtttttttacttttatttttaatgatagtaatttttttttttaagataaggataatattaacatttataatttatGTTCTGTCTTGTGCATAATTACAAAACAAAGTAAACATTTTGTGTTTCTTTATTTATATCTTCAatatttatgtatttgtgtctatGTCTTCGCCTATATATTAACCAAACACAGCTTTAGGTGTATGTCACTTATACAAACATTAAGACACAATTTTTACATTTTTGTCCTTCATAAATTTCAAGATTTCAGATTATGCCCCACCCTAataccatttttttttcttttctacccGTGTACTTGTGGGCAAATATTCAAATATTTGCTATTTGTAGAAGCTTAAGGACCAAGTAGTCAAATACAAACATTGGGCCCAAGTATTAGTGAAGCCCAATAAGTCAAGCCCAACCCAAACATATAACATTCTCAAGTCTCAATCATCGCTCTCCGTCTCTATAAAATCGTAAAACCCTAGGGTTCCATTCGAAGTTTGCATCGCGTGctggttttgtttgtgtttttaagaaaagtgaattttgaaATGATGGTAGTTGATGTTATCAGGTTTCGATAATGGCCTTCATAATCCCAGATAAGCTATGGAGTGCTTATACTGATTCATGGGAGGCCAAAATCGACATTTTGGAAGTTTCGCTGATAAATGCCGATCTCGTTTTATCTAATCAAGGCGTTTACTAGTAACTTTGCCATacattcttttccctttttctgaGCTTTTTTACTTGGTTATGAAATTCACCATCcacaaaaattatttatttatttatatatatgatccAATATATAGAAGGGAACCGTTTTGATATTTTACAATCTTTTTCAGTCTTTATGATATTCTTAAAGTTTCTAAATTGCAAGGTATGGAACGAATTAAAGGTCAGAACTAGCTTACTCTCTTTTTGAGATTAATCCTTATTCTATTGTAATGAAACAGTCCTGAATATCTAAGTTACTAGCTTTTAGtacattaaaataaaagatttagctACCTCTGTCCTTGTTGTTAAGGATTATAGGTATTAacagaattttttaaatttttttattttaataaacatattgaaaatttaaacttttatttttctcaattgaTATCATAGTTAAACCCTAAAAAGGAACAAGTAAGAAAGCTGTTgaatttgaattgaatagaaatttGTCCTCTCTAGGGTTATGTATTTGGATGACCATCACTCCATCAGTGCCCCCATTTATGATGCATCATGGCCAATTGGCCGGCCATTCAATGTTTGAGCCTCAAAGTAAAAGAAATTAAAGGAATTTTATAATCATATCAATAAACCTAATAACTAAAATTCATTTCATTTACTAAATGAAAGATAAAACCTTTTCACTTTATCTTGGAAGGTAAATACAAGATTCAACTATGCTATATTTACATTGAAAATCAATTATCAAATTTATTATATGTATAGAATACATATTAAAgtataaaagatatattaaaaaaaatttccatatacaaatatatatggtGATTGATATTTAAGTATACATAGCAAATTTTCTATAAGAGGTTGCAAAATTCAAGGCATGATGTTCGAAGAATTCAAACAATTGCCATCTGTACCAATTATTGTAGTTGTGTATGAAATTTTAGTTATACGAATTGGATGAAACCTAGGTAATTTGTAAAGAAATAGTGGTTCTTTCACATAATTATAGTAATTGATTTCTGATATACTTCGGGCTGTAAAGGATTTTACATTTTCTTAAAATACAATACGCCATTGAACGAGTTAAATCGGTTGCACTACATTGTGGAATTATGCACTAAGTTTTAATAACAATGGAGGAACAAAAAagggaagtaaaaaaaaaaaattggaattgGTACTCTAATTTGTACCATCCAAACAATTCAATTGGTTTATGGTACTTCCTCTATTGCTATGATTGAATTTTTCAGCTTCAACTAAATGATTAAAAAGAAatagaattaaattattaatttgtatGAAATCCTTTTTTTAGTTGGATGAAATAAGGGAATAAAAACTTAAATAGATATTTGTGTAACTCCACTCCATCTAATACCATCTGTGCATACtgcaaaaatacacccaattgCATTAAAGACATTGCCTTAACACAGAACTATCGTTTCATAGAAAATCTTTAATGTGAAATCAATTTTTAGTCTAAAATGTGCAACCCATTATTGTTAGCGGTTCCTATAGCTAAATCAAGAAATGCTAAGCATCGATGCTTACCGGGAACAAAACTAGTAACAGACAAGTAAAAGAGGTATAAGGCATCTTCTATAATAAATTAGAAATTTGCATTTTATATCCTAGTCAAAATTTTCAATCTCAGCATTCAAATCCAATCGTTATGGTGCTACATACTACATTATCTTGGATCAAAGGGTTTACAACTACTTGTGGTATAGATGAACAGCAGTGAAGATGAAAAAACCTGCCATCTGCGTCACAATCAAATAGTTACCATTACATTAGGTGCCAACTAGTCAAAATTGGCAAATTTATAGCAATGTATGAGAATGAGAGGAAGGTACTTACCATTGAAAATGCTGCTCCGTAATAGGGATATGCTGCTGGTATGAATCTCTCATATTCGTTGTGTCTGAAGGGACGGACAGGGATCTACGTACAAAGTTCAAAGGCAtttgagaatgatgtgttgtaACAATACCTTGATGACAGTAATAATCTATGCAGTTTTCGAAATAGAGGTTGACATAGTCATGGAAAGAGGAAATTCTAAACCCATATGGGCGAGGGTGCTTGTGTGTAAAATTGATGGGTTATTTATGGATGTTTGCCGACAAGTTTCAATGCAACCTTGCTTAGAAATAattgtaaatccaagggataaaTTGGTGTTATGGAATTAGAGGATCAGCAGTTACCTGTTTGGATAAAGACAAGCTTGTATATCCAAGTCTTTCATACTCTACTTTGAATTGAAAAACCCCATAAACATCTGGAACCTTAAATGCTGTGAAATAATAACCCTGAAAGAGAAAGCATAATTTAGACAATTACACTCAAGGTTTTATATGAGAAGAATAAATAAGCATCACCAAAACAAATTCCAAAGCACCTTGTTGTCAGTTGATAAAGTCTTCAAGACATAAGGGCTCATCATGTAAAATTGAACTTGAACATCATTGGCTACGTAAGGTTCCCAAGTTTTGCCAGACCACTCATAAATTTCAACAGAGTATTCCTTTAAGAAAATTTCAGAAGTGAGCCACAGCCAAAGAAAttttctactttttatttttatatggaaAAAAAAAGCATTAAAACAGTAGCTATATTACCAAATCATCATTGATCCTATAGATGGCTGGTTCATCAACTTCCCCAACTTTGTGGTGTTTCACATTCACCGCCTTAATATAAAAACATGAAGTGACATTATATCAGAAAAATGATGCTAACGGTGTTGTCAATTATCAACTGAATGAAAGAATGGAAACAACATTGATGGAAGCATTTTGTTTATTACCTTGAGGTGACCCCTTTCGTGGAAAACCCATTTGCTAAGCTCAGTCACGAATTGCTCATTACCTGACTTGTCATGTCTGTTATTCAAACAGTACTAAACATAAACACCAACTTTATTTATAGCATGCTTGGCTGAAGATAGTATTGAGGAAGAGAAGGGGGACCGGGGTGGGGGGACATACAGCCACCGTAAGTTGGAAAGTGAAAAACATCACATAAACTAGCTCTTACAAACTTTATTATGGTAGTGTTAACATACAAAACTTGTTATTCTAGCAGTGAACAACAGGAAAGAAGAAAAGGTTTATTTCTTTACTTACTTGGTTGGACTCCCAGCCTTCTGCACATCAGACCTGAAAAaactgcagaaaaaaaaaatccaagtaTGACATGTTAAAAATGCACTTTACACCATATTACAAAAAACTGATTCACAAGTGAGCATTTCGTACCGGTTACTGAACATGCTCAATGAGCCAGATATCAATATCCGAGCATTATTTCTTGCCTGTCCAAAAGAATAAGGAATGAATAAGTGAGTTTTTTTTATCAGACGTGAAGAGAATGAGCGAGGAAATACAGCTAATGTCCAGATATCATTACAGAAGACATAACATCATGAAAACATGCTTcacaataaaacaaaaagaaactcaAATTAAAGTAACATATTTGTGTACTACTATGGCAAATAATGATACTCAAAAAGGGGAATGTAAAGGATAAATAAAGAAGTGTTTCGAAGGCAATAGGACATCATGAGGCCAGAGGCATCAAAATGAGGACAGCAAACAATACAAAACACATGCATATATGCAACAACATGAGGGGAAAAATGAGGAAGAATTGTTGGGATACCTGTACAACTGAAACTAATGACATTGAGGTTCCAGTAAGTGAAGGAGGACTAGTTAACTTTGACTTTGGGTTGGCAGAATAAGCTGAAGGAGATGCCGAGAGAACTTTCAACACCTGAAATTAAAGACATatttaaaaagaaacaaaaagaaaacgaaaCACATTTGCATGAAGGAACCAACTTCGTATTATACCTGGTTCAAGACTAATGATGACAATCACACTACAAGATTATAAgggggaaagaaaagaaaataccagGCTATTGGAAGGGTTTAATGAATGGCCAATCCCCTGGAAAAGTACTGGAGCCTGTTGCATGGAACAAAAAGATCAGAAATTAATAACATACAACAATATGTTAAATTGTTAATGCCTTTATCAATGTTGGGCATAATGCAGCTAACATTTAAGCTTAAAATGCACTTGCCTTGATTTTCTCACTTCCCAAAATCACATCAGACTTTATAAAATCATCGCTAGCAATCAGTGTATGGTCCCCTTCGGTAGCAGAGACAGCATATCCTGAATGGTCTATAACCAATGCACTAGAATCCTAAAAAACAATTATTAACCAAAAAAAGAAAGGGGTACAAACAGTAAGACTCCAGTGCCCAAAATAACTTGCGAATTGCAAATGAAAGCATTGATCACATAATAACTGGTAATGACCAACAAAAGAGAAACCAAATATCACACACAAATTGAATTCAACTAATCAAATTTCAACACTTAAAGCACCTCATCAAAGTCAACCCCACACTCAGTGGCAATTTCCCTGATCAAATCAGAAGCATTGCCGTTAGCTGCAACAATCAAATCATGGCCCGAATCAACGAAATCCAAAATCGCAGCTGCATCAATTGATCCTCCAAAACCTACACAATCCAAAACAAACAAACCACCCTCACTTctccgaaaaaaaaaatcgacACTTTACATCGCAGACAAGTCAAAGAAAAAAACAGAACTTTCCCTATACCCATTTCGCGAAAACAGTAACCGAAACTAAAAGATCTGAGAGCAATTAATACATCAATGAAAATGGACGGAAAATCTTACGTTCGATGGTGGGGGAAAAGAGGATAAGGGCATCGTAGAGGTACTGGCCGTAACGCTGGAGAGAGATAGTGGGGTCATCGGCGAGCTTGAAATCGAGATCGAAGCCGCGAGATttgagattgttgaagaagatgGAGTGTGAGGATTTGATGGCGAAGTCGTCCAGCAAAACCAGAACGCGACGATCCGAGGGTGTATCGGGTGAGAAGCAGGTGCATAACAGAGGAACAAGCCCCAGAAAAAGAACGATGAGCTTCTTCGACATTGTAGCTGattgattctctctctctctctctctctctctctctctactgcGACTGCGAGTCAAGTAGAGTGTGATGGTTTTTCTTTCACCAAAGTCTTCTCACACCGCAGGGGCTATTTTGTAATTTTGTGTATTTTCATTTTGGCCCCTTAATTATTGAAGAATTGTGTGCTTTTCCAGTTATTGTATACTTGGGCCGTGGGCTGCTTATTCACTAGCCGAAGTAGCCTAATACGTTTTTGGTGACTAGCCCAATACAATTTAGATCTActctatatgatttttttttagtaaCCGAGACTTTGGTTGAGTGGTTAAATATGTTGTCTCTTGATATATTGCACTCGGATTCTTCTGAGTATTTTAAatagatttataattttatcaaaattttaacaggttattataatttgaaaatttataactaaattattactaattgttatttaaaaaaaaaagaaaacaataatattgctattaataacttatatcaaactcttgtctATGTTGTCAACCCTACTTGAGGCTCAAGCAATTGTGTTGCTTATAATCTTTGACTTATATGTTGCGTTAGATTTTAGGATATTTATTAGTAAAGCATCTACGAATGCTCTCATAATTAGTTATAAATTTTGAACTAATGTGTTGAGTGTTGACCATGAaccaagaaaataataaaaatgcatTGGGGGACTAACAAATTGATTCATTGATGTCAAATTTAATCAGTGTTCGTCTTTCTGCAGCTTATTTAGCAATTAAAAActttcattaattaaaaaaaattctaaaagtgGTCAACTCAGTGATCGTTTCTCAGCAAATAAATAATCATAGATAATGAAGAGGTTATATTAAATTCTTTAAAGTTAAGATGATCTGATTAACagtaaaaataatcaaattattggatttgaatcttctaaagtttgaatttcactttatggagtaaagtgtgatctttcaccattgatttcataggtgagaccaagaataaatatgaaagagaaactattcacactttactctttaaagtgaAATTTTAACATTAGAAGATCCAAATCCCAAATTATCATATGATATGAATAcaatttaacaagcatcaaactCAAGAATCCAAAGAAGTTACGATTATAAGGAGAATTAGTGTCATATAAATGTAATAAATAACACAATCACAAAGTACAACATTTTTTTCTTGGAATGAAGACAGTGAAGAACAAGCTAAGGTTCCTAACCATCTTAGACTAATAACAAACTCAACATTTGAATATAGACACAAAAACATTGAATGGAAGATATTTTGAGAATAATAATGCTggtttataaattataatcatTATTGAAATGAGAAACATAGAATCTAATCCTTGTCGGCTAATTTCTTGACAATTGTGGCCATGTGCTTGCCTTGATACTCAGCAATGGCTAACTCTGTTTCACTTGTTTGCCTTGAACCATCACCAGCAAAAGTTCCAGCACCATATGGTGTTCCTCCTTTGATGGAATCCATTCCAAACATTCCAGCACCAAAGGTATAACCAATTGGAACATAGAGCATTCCATGGTGGACTAACTGTGTTATTGCTGTCCAACTACAACATAATAAAATGTTACATTAGCCAAATTAAAGTTAGTGGATGGACCCTTATTAATCATATCACAATCAtgataatgactcaaaaaaaaattgagatacataataattgaatattttattaatcatatcaCAATACATTTTTGGGTATATACATCCAATTCttctatattaaaatttttggggCAAAAAATGTTTGGCTTCCGATATATTTTTTTCTGATTATTAGATGGAATCAATATATAAGGAAACAATATTAGATTAAGCAACAATGATAAGTATGTATTACCATCCTATGTTGATATTACTTCCTGAGTTTGTGAAGATTCTACATCAACTAAAGAATCATATAGGGACCTACAGTGACCCTACCAAAACATATTTTTCCCCTAAAAAGACTAATAATACCCGCACCAAGAATAAACAATTCATGTATTGAAATCATATTCACTACTAAGCTGGCTACAATTGTAAAGTTCCGATCCACCACCAATAACGGATATGGTTATATTAAAACTTGCTGTGATTTCCAGACTCTCAATGAACTATATTCTTTTCTCTAATAGATAATAAGCACATTATTATGATTCATGTTGCAAACATTCAAAGAAGTTTAAGGTCCAGTTTCGAtaacttcttttaaaaaaatagtttaaataataaatatttatattaaaaataatttataaataagttattttatatttaattttttaattttaaaatatttattttaaaagaaatataataaaaagattattataaaaaaagtcttttttttaaaatttttcataaacacttaaataactttttaaaaaattataatttaatttaaaattatactaAACATTAATACTATAtctttttataagttaaaaattaaaaaaatagttataaaccTATCCAACCTTTTATATTTGTTAGTTCTgaatataattaatcataaagATGTGATAATGATATGTACTATCCTATTAGCTGCTCTCTCAGCACATCAAGTTAATGCAAAAACCTACTCTACATTGAattttaaatcacaatatttacTGGTCCATAAAACTCTAGCTCTGATAGTATTTATAATCTACATACACagttt
This genomic window contains:
- the LOC112788945 gene encoding dolichyl-diphosphooligosaccharide--protein glycosyltransferase 48 kDa subunit, which translates into the protein MSKKLIVLFLGLVPLLCTCFSPDTPSDRRVLVLLDDFAIKSSHSIFFNNLKSRGFDLDFKLADDPTISLQRYGQYLYDALILFSPTIERFGGSIDAAAILDFVDSGHDLIVAANGNASDLIREIATECGVDFDEDSSALVIDHSGYAVSATEGDHTLIASDDFIKSDVILGSEKIKAPVLFQGIGHSLNPSNSLVLKVLSASPSAYSANPKSKLTSPPSLTGTSMSLVSVVQARNNARILISGSLSMFSNRFFRSDVQKAGSPTKHDKSGNEQFVTELSKWVFHERGHLKAVNVKHHKVGEVDEPAIYRINDDLEYSVEIYEWSGKTWEPYVANDVQVQFYMMSPYVLKTLSTDNKGYYFTAFKVPDVYGVFQFKVEYERLGYTSLSLSKQIPVRPFRHNEYERFIPAAYPYYGAAFSMMAGFFIFTAVHLYHK